The Chloroflexota bacterium nucleotide sequence AATCGATCTCCCCCTGAGCGCATCGCCAGTTGCGCGCCACGATGGTCAGGCCACGCCGGGCCAGCTCCCGAGCCGCCAGGGATTCGCCGGTATCCCCCAGGCCACGACGGACGCTCGTCACTCCCAGACCTCCCCCAGCAGCCCCTCCAGATCCCGCAGCGGCCGGAAGCTCATCCGGTGTTCGGGGCAGGGTCCCAGCCCTCGCAGGGCCTCCCGGTGGGCCGCCGTGCCATATCCCTTGTGTCTTGCGAAGCCATAGCCGGGGTATTGAGCATCCAGATCGATCAGGATGTGATCCCGGGTCACCTTGGCGACGATGGATGCCGCCGCGATGGAGAGCGACAGGGCGTCCCCCCGGACCAGCGATTGCTGAGGGATGTTCACCCGAGACAGCCGCAGGGCATCGATCAGCAGGTAGTCGGGCCTCGGGGAGAGCACGTCGATCGCCTCATACATGGCGCGCCGCGTCGCCGGAACGATCCCGATCTGGTCGATCACCCTGGGAGGAACGATCCCCACGCCGATGCCCAACGCGATCTCCCGAATCCGGGGAAGCAGGTCCTCCCGCCGCGCGGGCGTGAGCTTCTTCGAATCGTGCACGACGCCCAACAGGGCGGAGCACGCCCGGGGATCCGAGGGCAGGATAACGGCGGCGGCGACGACGGGGCCCGCCCAGGCGCCCCGCCCGGCCTCGTCCAGCCCCGCCACATACCGATACCCCGAAGCCCATAACGAGGTCTCCCGCTGCAGGGAGGCCCACCCCTCCGATCGATCCACGATCCCCCCACAAACGACGAGAGCGCAGGATCACTGCGCTCTCCCCTAGATCTCACACATCCCCGACGCGACGAATCATCACCCCGTCGGCACGAACACCGCTCGATTATGACTTTTCCGGAGTCGGACGACGAACTTCCTTCAACCGAGCCTTCTTCCCACGCCGCTCCCGGAGGAAATAAAGCCTCGCCCGGCGCACCTTACCGTGGCGCAGGACCTCCACTTTCTCCACACGCGGCGAATGGAAGAAGAACGTTCGCTCCACACCGACGCCATGGGATGCGATCCGACGTACGGTGAAATTCGAGTTCACGCCCCCCTCACGGATGCGGATCACCACGCCCTGAAACACCTGGACGCGCTCTCGATTCCCCTCCACGATCCGATGGTGCACTCGCACAGTATCACCCGGGCGCAGTTCCGGAATGTTCGGATTCGGCTCTGGGCGCTCAAGGAATTGCATTAACGTGCTCATCGCTACCACCCTTCAGATAAGATGCACAATCATGGTCGCCTTCACATCACAAGCTGAAAGTATAGCATAGCCGCCCTCCGGCGGCAAATCAAACGCCCGACGAGGGAACGCGCACCAGAACTCCCCCGAGCTCCACCGTTAATGAGAGGCGTATACGCCATCCCGCAGGATGATCGGCATCCAACGCCACCTCCCCAGCGCCCTCTGCATGACATCGTGAATGTATGTGTTCTCATACTCACCGGATAGCAGATGCGACCACGGCCCCAGAGCGGTGGTCGGCACGTTCACGCCGGTGTGCCCCCTCGTGGTCCAGCTGACGTAGAACGGCGTCCCATCGGGCATGGAAAACGGCCCTTGCTCGCCCGACGTCAGATCCACGCTCATGCCCCCGGTTTCGTGATCGGCGGTGACGATGATCAGGGTGTTCGGGGCGCTCGCTGCATAGGTCTTGGCGACGGTGACCGCCTCATCCAGCCCGATGACGTCCGTAATCGTATCGGCAGCGCGATTGGCATGGCTGGCCCAATCGATCTGCCCGCCCTCGACCATCAGGAAGAACCCGTCAGGGTCTCGGGAGAGGATCTCGATGGCCTTCCGGGTCATGTCGGCCAGTGAGGGCGAGAAGGGGCGAACCATGCCCTCATCGGCGAAGAGCCCCAACAGGCGTGAGGTCGACGCCGGGTCCACGGCGGCGAAGGAGGTCGCATCGCACACGTAGACATATCCCGCCGCGACCGCCTCCGTGATCAGGTTCCGCCCATCGGTCCGCTCACCCGGCTGTGGATAGCACCCGGTGGCCGTCGTGGGCAGGAACTCGTCCTCGCCGCCCCCCAGCAACACGTCCACCTTGGCCGCTATCATCTGCCGTGCGATCTCCTGCATCTCCTGCCGGCTCTGCACATGGGCGACGAAGGCGGCGGGCGTGGCATGTGCTATCTGGGTGGTAGTCACCAACCCGACGGCCATACCCCTGGCCTGGGCGCGCTCCAGGATGGTCACCAGCGGATCACCCGCCGGGCTCACGGCGATCATGCCGTTGTTGGTCTTCACGCCCGTGGCCAGCGCGGTGGCCGCCGCGGCCGAGTCGGTGACGGCGTTATCCGCCGAGGCGGTACGCGCCCAACCCCCAAACGGCATGGCCTCCATGGATAACCGCCCCGATTGGCCCTTCGCCGACCAACGACCGGCGATCCGCTGCGCCTCTCCCATGCCATCGCCGATGAACAGGATCACGGCGTGTGCCCGCCCCTGCGCCGGGCTTCCGTCCGGATCTATCCCATATAAGAGCGATAGAGGGACATCATCCGCCTCGGCCCGCCCATAAGCCATACCGCTTCCAACGATCATCACCAGGCAAAGGATCATGAGGATCCGGCCACTTACATACGCAACTCGACCGATCATCGTCTCCATCTCCATCTCGTGATGTCAACAGCTGTAACCAGATCAGA carries:
- the rplS gene encoding 50S ribosomal protein L19, yielding MSTLMQFLERPEPNPNIPELRPGDTVRVHHRIVEGNRERVQVFQGVVIRIREGGVNSNFTVRRIASHGVGVERTFFFHSPRVEKVEVLRHGKVRRARLYFLRERRGKKARLKEVRRPTPEKS
- a CDS encoding ribonuclease HII, whose amino-acid sequence is MDRSEGWASLQRETSLWASGYRYVAGLDEAGRGAWAGPVVAAAVILPSDPRACSALLGVVHDSKKLTPARREDLLPRIREIALGIGVGIVPPRVIDQIGIVPATRRAMYEAIDVLSPRPDYLLIDALRLSRVNIPQQSLVRGDALSLSIAAASIVAKVTRDHILIDLDAQYPGYGFARHKGYGTAAHREALRGLGPCPEHRMSFRPLRDLEGLLGEVWE
- a CDS encoding alkaline phosphatase translates to MIGRVAYVSGRILMILCLVMIVGSGMAYGRAEADDVPLSLLYGIDPDGSPAQGRAHAVILFIGDGMGEAQRIAGRWSAKGQSGRLSMEAMPFGGWARTASADNAVTDSAAAATALATGVKTNNGMIAVSPAGDPLVTILERAQARGMAVGLVTTTQIAHATPAAFVAHVQSRQEMQEIARQMIAAKVDVLLGGGEDEFLPTTATGCYPQPGERTDGRNLITEAVAAGYVYVCDATSFAAVDPASTSRLLGLFADEGMVRPFSPSLADMTRKAIEILSRDPDGFFLMVEGGQIDWASHANRAADTITDVIGLDEAVTVAKTYAASAPNTLIIVTADHETGGMSVDLTSGEQGPFSMPDGTPFYVSWTTRGHTGVNVPTTALGPWSHLLSGEYENTYIHDVMQRALGRWRWMPIILRDGVYASH